One genomic segment of Methanobrevibacter sp. includes these proteins:
- a CDS encoding CDP-glycerol glycerophosphotransferase family protein codes for MNEKSNYQFKFSIIMAVYNVEKYLNEAIDSIINQTIGFEENVQLILVDDGSIDKSKDIAKAYAEKYPNNILFLSKENGGQASARNLGLKYAKGKYLNFLDSDDYISENTLEEVYRFFENHIDEIDVLAIPMILFERAEGPHRLNNKFDKGNRIIDLLEEPNNPLLSSSSSFIKAESFVGHEFDEDLVNLEDALIINKILLDKKRYGVIDTCNYYYRQRSIRGSTVDNVKAKKGYFTDRLADFYENIIDYSFSLDGKVPDFIQYLMAYDLQWLLKVPNLKVFDTEEEIQEFWEHLYFVIHHIEKDVVIGNENMEEDSKSFFMFLMNNDNLNSFSNKEHVESDNGIIIKKTGDYIIDTINVHRIWLDVVEIKKNTLNISGMFISNFNDEDYSIKVLKKTDNNIEEFICRKVKYKTPERKTRKCLGYEWKYITNFDVKIPLAKGEESDLEFIIDYDDGTNSSSFEALVGTNHNLSLSEYSAFFPKGPYIVLYKDLRLHIVKHSYLSMLRYEYSNIKRALRLKPKFYRSSLTNKLIYYIKYPFMKNKRIWIFSDRPQFADDNAKHLFKYAINQEDDVKKYFAVNEDSPSFKEMKADYGSSILPFASLKHKILYLFAEKAISSFTNEDFVNPFFEHDNRDLYAGLFACERLFLQHGVTKDDISKFVKKYNNNLSLIVTVSDLERDSFLNEGYNYDEDIIQVLGFPRFDNLSDSDDNKRILFMPTWRLQFDSDESFVNSDYFNSLEGLLNNRKLHKLLNNHGYKLVFKPHAELMRYIDWIDICEDVYLSLDGSYQDLFRDSSLLITDYSSVFFDFAYLKKPVIYYQSDDDYHYDDGYFDYESMGFGEVISDEDALIEKIEDYLDNGCVMEDRFKENVDSFFKFNDRNNCKRVYEWLKSNII; via the coding sequence ATGAATGAGAAATCAAACTACCAATTCAAATTTTCAATTATCATGGCTGTTTATAATGTTGAGAAATATTTGAATGAAGCCATTGATTCAATCATAAATCAAACAATTGGATTCGAGGAAAATGTCCAATTGATCCTTGTTGATGATGGCAGTATTGACAAATCTAAGGACATTGCTAAAGCTTACGCAGAAAAATACCCTAATAATATTCTTTTTTTATCAAAGGAAAATGGCGGGCAGGCAAGTGCGCGTAACCTTGGGCTGAAATATGCCAAAGGCAAATATTTGAACTTCCTGGACAGTGATGATTACATTTCTGAAAATACTCTTGAGGAAGTCTATAGGTTCTTTGAAAATCATATTGATGAAATTGATGTTTTAGCCATTCCAATGATTCTTTTTGAAAGGGCTGAAGGCCCTCATCGCTTAAACAATAAGTTTGATAAGGGAAACAGAATCATTGACTTATTGGAGGAACCTAACAATCCTCTTTTATCATCCTCATCCTCTTTCATTAAAGCAGAATCCTTTGTGGGTCATGAGTTTGATGAAGATCTTGTAAACCTTGAGGATGCCTTGATAATCAATAAGATATTGTTGGATAAGAAAAGATATGGCGTTATAGATACCTGCAATTACTATTATAGGCAAAGGAGCATTAGAGGTTCTACAGTAGACAATGTAAAAGCGAAAAAAGGATATTTCACTGACAGGCTGGCTGATTTTTATGAAAACATCATAGACTATTCCTTTTCTCTTGATGGAAAGGTCCCTGATTTCATCCAATATCTCATGGCCTATGATCTTCAATGGCTATTGAAAGTGCCTAATCTGAAGGTTTTTGACACTGAAGAGGAAATACAAGAGTTTTGGGAACATCTATATTTTGTAATTCATCATATTGAAAAGGATGTTGTCATAGGCAATGAAAACATGGAAGAGGATTCCAAATCATTTTTCATGTTTTTAATGAATAATGATAACTTAAATTCTTTCAGCAATAAGGAACATGTCGAATCAGACAATGGCATCATCATTAAGAAAACCGGCGATTACATCATTGATACCATTAATGTTCACAGGATATGGCTGGATGTAGTTGAAATAAAGAAGAATACATTGAACATTTCAGGAATGTTCATATCCAATTTCAATGATGAGGATTATTCCATTAAGGTTCTAAAGAAAACAGATAATAATATTGAGGAGTTCATTTGCAGGAAAGTCAAATACAAGACTCCTGAGAGAAAGACCAGAAAATGCCTTGGCTATGAATGGAAATATATAACTAATTTTGATGTTAAGATTCCTCTAGCCAAAGGGGAAGAGAGTGATCTGGAATTCATAATAGATTATGATGATGGAACAAATTCAAGTTCATTTGAAGCTTTGGTTGGAACCAATCATAATCTGAGCTTATCCGAATATAGCGCATTCTTCCCTAAAGGGCCATATATTGTTTTATACAAGGACTTAAGATTGCATATTGTAAAGCATAGCTATCTATCAATGTTAAGATATGAATACAGCAACATTAAAAGGGCTTTAAGGCTTAAGCCTAAGTTCTACAGGTCTTCTCTAACAAATAAGTTAATTTATTATATCAAATATCCATTTATGAAGAACAAGAGAATATGGATATTTTCTGATCGTCCTCAATTCGCAGATGACAATGCCAAACACCTATTCAAATATGCAATCAATCAAGAGGATGACGTTAAGAAATATTTTGCTGTAAATGAGGACAGCCCAAGCTTTAAGGAAATGAAAGCCGATTACGGCAGTTCCATTCTTCCATTTGCTAGCTTGAAGCATAAGATATTGTATCTCTTTGCAGAAAAGGCAATAAGCTCATTTACCAATGAGGATTTTGTCAATCCTTTCTTTGAACATGACAACAGGGACCTGTATGCGGGTCTCTTTGCTTGTGAAAGGCTCTTCCTGCAGCATGGAGTGACAAAGGATGACATCTCCAAGTTTGTAAAGAAATACAACAACAACCTTTCCCTAATTGTAACCGTTTCAGATCTGGAAAGGGATTCCTTCCTGAATGAAGGATACAATTATGATGAGGACATCATCCAAGTTCTCGGCTTTCCAAGATTTGACAATTTAAGTGACAGTGATGACAATAAGCGGATATTATTCATGCCAACCTGGAGGCTCCAATTTGACAGCGATGAGTCCTTTGTGAATTCGGATTATTTTAATTCATTGGAGGGTTTGTTAAATAATAGGAAATTGCATAAGTTGCTGAATAATCATGGCTATAAGTTAGTATTCAAGCCACATGCTGAATTGATGAGATACATTGACTGGATAGATATATGTGAGGATGTATATTTATCATTAGATGGCTCTTATCAGGATCTTTTTAGAGATTCATCTCTTCTCATTACGGATTATTCATCTGTATTCTTTGACTTCGCATATCTTAAGAAGCCTGTGATCTATTACCAGAGTGATGATGATTATCATTATGATGATGGATATTTCGATTATGAATCCATGGGATTTGGTGAAGTCATAAGTGATGAGGATGCTTTGATTGAAAAGATAGAGGATTATTTGGACAATGGCTGTGTAATGGAAGATAGATTTAAAGAGAATGTGGATAGTTTCTTTAAGTTTAATGATAGGAATAATTGTAAAAGGGTTTATGAGTGGCTTAAAAGTAACATTATATAA
- the glmS gene encoding glutamine--fructose-6-phosphate transaminase (isomerizing), whose product MCGIVGCVLKNEKVAPILFDSITKLEYRGYDSIGLATACEGKINLKKDAGKIAEVDSKLNLRDLEGNYGIAHVRWATHGDPSKTNSHPHLNKDETIAIVHNGIIENYLSIKDKLESEGYEFVSDTDTEVIAHLIDKYMKTGLDLTQSVRQVINVIEGAYALAAMTVSEPNRIVATRKDSPLIVGVGEEEFFVASDSPAILKYTKNIAYLEKGEIVVLDEEGVSFLDADDEPIEKEIEVNDWSPDMAEKEGYPHFMIKEINEQSAAVKNTLSERDKVKSIVDEIKGDIDKVLFVACGTSYHASMTGKYLIESLAGIQTEVLLASEFKYSASSLDERTLVIFISQSGETADTLKALDVANETSRTLAIVNVRGSSATRRADYTIYTQAGPEIGVAATKTYISQLVAIYLFASLLGEKDEILKDLEKVPAYIEDVLKKQDEIKRFAYKFKKLDKVPKYLKPILGKPNAYKGLDKNFRHVEDMFFIGRGYSYSIALEGALKLKEISYIHAEAYAGGELKHGPIALIDSNIPVVVIAPPGEDHKKIMSNLEEVKARGADIIGIGAIGDEDLVLKSDYTFLINSEVNDVLAPLVYIVPLQLLSYYVSVARNLDPDKPRNLAKCVTVE is encoded by the coding sequence ATGTGTGGAATTGTTGGTTGTGTATTAAAAAATGAAAAGGTAGCTCCTATTCTATTTGATTCAATTACTAAACTGGAGTATCGTGGATATGACTCCATAGGTCTGGCTACAGCATGTGAAGGCAAGATTAACCTAAAAAAAGATGCAGGTAAGATTGCAGAAGTTGATTCCAAACTTAATCTTAGAGATCTTGAAGGCAATTATGGAATTGCACATGTAAGATGGGCCACTCATGGTGATCCAAGCAAAACCAATTCACATCCACATTTAAACAAGGATGAAACCATAGCAATTGTCCACAATGGAATCATTGAAAACTATTTATCCATTAAAGATAAACTGGAATCTGAAGGCTATGAATTTGTATCAGATACTGATACTGAAGTGATAGCTCATCTGATAGATAAATATATGAAAACCGGTCTTGACTTAACACAATCCGTGCGTCAGGTAATAAATGTTATCGAGGGAGCATATGCTCTAGCCGCTATGACTGTTTCTGAACCTAACCGTATTGTTGCAACACGTAAGGACAGCCCTCTTATTGTTGGTGTTGGAGAAGAGGAATTCTTCGTTGCATCTGATTCTCCAGCTATTTTAAAGTATACAAAGAATATTGCTTATCTTGAAAAGGGTGAAATAGTTGTTCTTGATGAAGAGGGAGTGAGTTTCCTTGATGCGGATGATGAGCCTATTGAAAAGGAGATTGAAGTCAATGACTGGAGTCCTGATATGGCTGAAAAGGAGGGATATCCTCATTTCATGATAAAGGAAATCAATGAGCAATCAGCTGCTGTCAAAAACACACTTAGTGAAAGGGATAAGGTAAAATCAATAGTGGATGAGATTAAGGGAGATATAGATAAGGTTCTTTTTGTAGCCTGCGGAACATCATATCATGCATCCATGACAGGCAAATATCTTATAGAATCACTTGCAGGAATACAGACAGAGGTATTGCTCGCATCGGAATTCAAATATTCTGCAAGCTCATTGGATGAAAGGACATTGGTGATATTCATTTCCCAATCTGGTGAAACTGCAGATACCCTTAAGGCATTGGATGTGGCAAATGAAACATCAAGGACTTTGGCAATAGTTAATGTTAGGGGAAGTTCTGCAACCAGAAGGGCGGATTATACAATTTACACTCAAGCAGGGCCTGAAATCGGGGTTGCTGCAACTAAAACCTATATAAGCCAGCTTGTTGCAATCTATTTGTTTGCAAGTTTGCTCGGAGAAAAAGATGAAATCTTAAAGGATTTGGAAAAAGTGCCGGCTTATATTGAAGATGTCTTAAAAAAGCAGGATGAAATCAAGAGATTTGCTTATAAGTTTAAGAAATTAGATAAGGTTCCAAAATATCTAAAGCCAATACTTGGAAAACCTAATGCATATAAAGGATTGGATAAGAACTTTAGGCATGTTGAAGACATGTTTTTCATTGGACGTGGTTATTCCTATTCAATTGCATTGGAAGGTGCTTTAAAACTTAAGGAGATTTCCTATATCCATGCCGAAGCTTATGCTGGTGGAGAATTGAAGCATGGGCCTATTGCATTGATAGATAGTAATATCCCTGTTGTAGTGATTGCACCTCCTGGAGAAGACCATAAAAAGATCATGAGCAACTTGGAAGAAGTCAAGGCAAGAGGAGCGGATATTATTGGAATTGGGGCAATAGGTGATGAGGATTTGGTATTGAAATCTGATTATACATTTTTGATAAATAGTGAAGTAAATGATGTTTTAGCACCGCTTGTTTATATTGTTCCGCTTCAATTATTAAGTTATTATGTATCTGTAGCACGTAATTTGGATCCTGATAAGCCTAGAAATTTAGCAAAATGTGTTACAGTTGAATAA
- a CDS encoding CDP-glycerol glycerophosphotransferase family protein, giving the protein MLEKEINKDVENLEYNFNNYHKSSKKFNFSIIMAIYNTEKFLEEAIESVINQTIGFKDNVELILVDDGSEDESREICLKYVNKFPENIKYLYQENQGQATARNNGMKVANAKYLNFLDSDDKLEKNALELIYNFFKENRHKLDIVSIPIKFFDRQTGDHILNYKYKTTRVVDLINEPDYIQLSASASFFKKESIENFIFDPDLIVSEDAIFLNKILLKKKKLGVVSNTCYFYRKRFTNDSTIDSSVKDKDYYLQRSQIFFKELFEYCRKEYGEIFDFIKYTVMYDIQWIFEIRNIEEILETNDLITLKRYLYDLLQEIDDEIILNQKYYDKNLKYTVLIFKHGNLETEVLKEENNVKKIVNETVIDELYYHRLYIDAFEIHENKLTILGFLKSYFIYPEINIQAIQYNPIEFLEYWEKFFNENKILFIKRDFLNNKGLLLQDALLNKIDKNDENLKKLLGIGSESEIKFCDFIKEKNDEIKDIDNYWKTEHINQKINSNIFQNKAFYNSIYNETLKKFIEEKANIINCEKIEYPYRERKYLDLNYTPNFNFELKINLNKKEKSKILIRVVYDSLNFYLGIALTNNCKLTNDSFYSLKDDYLIKFKENTFEIFEYSLNQHLELEESNINYLESKKDLTLNEVIRFRKHFYYSFFKYFNRRIWFFMDRIDKADDNAEHLFKYAVKQNDGIEKYFVISKNSKDYPRIKKIGNVIVAGSEEHKLLSCFAEKVISSQADDSVLNPFFGKNQKYLNGLFSAKIYFLQHGVTKDDVSSWLHKYDKYLYLIVTTAKAEYDSFFNENAYYNYEKSIIQLLGFPRHDNLKKLEDKKEIVIMPSWRRSLHNINDLTFKKSEYFKVYNKLLNDAQLNDFLKNKGYKLVFKPHPNIMKYLHLFDKEESVIFAESKVEDEDLFTYNKIFNHSSMLITDFSSVSFDFALLKKPIIYYQYDNDYHFDIEEGYFDYETMGFGEVVKNHQDLVDLIIDYVNKNCDMKEEFKERVDSFFEFNDKNNCKRVYDFILNN; this is encoded by the coding sequence ATGCTAGAAAAAGAAATTAATAAAGATGTTGAGAATTTAGAATACAATTTTAATAATTATCACAAATCATCCAAAAAATTTAATTTTTCTATTATAATGGCAATTTATAATACTGAAAAATTTTTAGAAGAAGCAATCGAAAGCGTGATTAACCAAACAATAGGTTTTAAAGATAATGTGGAATTAATTTTAGTCGATGATGGAAGTGAAGATGAATCTAGAGAAATCTGCCTAAAATATGTTAATAAATTCCCTGAAAACATCAAATACTTATACCAAGAAAATCAAGGGCAAGCCACAGCTAGGAATAATGGTATGAAAGTGGCAAATGCAAAATACTTAAATTTCTTAGACAGCGATGATAAGCTTGAAAAAAATGCATTAGAACTCATATATAATTTTTTTAAAGAAAACCGACATAAATTGGATATAGTTTCAATACCTATAAAATTTTTTGATCGGCAAACTGGTGACCACATTCTAAATTATAAATATAAAACAACACGAGTTGTAGATTTAATAAATGAACCAGATTATATTCAATTATCTGCTTCAGCATCATTTTTTAAGAAAGAAAGCATAGAAAATTTCATATTCGATCCTGATTTAATCGTATCAGAAGATGCAATATTCTTAAACAAAATTTTATTAAAAAAGAAAAAACTGGGAGTTGTATCCAATACTTGCTATTTCTATAGAAAACGTTTCACTAATGATTCAACAATAGATTCATCTGTAAAAGATAAAGATTATTATTTACAAAGGTCCCAAATCTTCTTCAAAGAATTATTTGAGTATTGTAGAAAAGAATATGGGGAGATATTTGATTTTATAAAATATACAGTAATGTATGATATTCAATGGATTTTTGAAATTAGAAATATTGAAGAAATCTTAGAAACTAATGATTTAATTACTTTAAAAAGATATTTGTATGATTTATTACAAGAAATCGATGATGAAATTATCTTAAACCAAAAATATTATGACAAAAATCTCAAATATACTGTTTTAATATTTAAACATGGAAATCTAGAAACGGAAGTTTTAAAAGAAGAGAACAATGTCAAAAAAATAGTTAATGAAACTGTGATTGACGAACTTTATTATCATAGATTATATATTGATGCCTTTGAAATTCATGAAAACAAATTAACAATTTTAGGATTTTTAAAATCATATTTTATTTACCCTGAGATAAATATCCAGGCAATCCAATATAATCCAATAGAATTCTTAGAATATTGGGAAAAATTTTTTAATGAAAATAAAATTTTATTCATTAAAAGAGACTTTTTAAATAATAAAGGACTCCTCCTTCAAGATGCTTTATTAAATAAAATTGATAAAAATGATGAAAATCTTAAAAAACTACTGGGAATTGGATCCGAATCCGAAATAAAATTTTGCGATTTCATTAAAGAGAAAAATGATGAAATCAAAGATATAGATAATTATTGGAAAACAGAGCATATAAATCAGAAAATTAATAGTAATATTTTTCAGAATAAAGCTTTTTATAATTCTATTTATAATGAAACTTTAAAAAAATTCATTGAAGAAAAAGCAAATATTATTAATTGTGAAAAAATTGAATATCCTTATAGAGAAAGAAAATATCTTGACTTAAATTATACCCCTAACTTTAATTTTGAACTAAAAATTAATTTAAATAAAAAAGAAAAATCTAAAATTTTAATTAGAGTTGTTTATGATTCTTTAAATTTTTATTTAGGTATTGCTCTTACAAACAACTGTAAATTAACTAATGATAGTTTTTACTCTTTGAAAGATGATTATTTAATCAAATTCAAAGAAAACACATTTGAGATATTTGAATATTCCTTGAACCAACATTTAGAATTAGAAGAGTCAAATATAAATTACTTAGAATCAAAAAAAGATTTAACTCTTAATGAGGTTATTAGGTTTAGAAAACACTTTTATTATTCCTTTTTTAAATATTTTAATAGAAGAATTTGGTTTTTTATGGATAGGATAGATAAGGCTGATGACAATGCAGAACATTTATTCAAATATGCAGTAAAACAAAATGATGGAATTGAAAAATATTTTGTAATTTCTAAAAACTCTAAGGATTATCCTCGAATTAAAAAAATTGGAAATGTAATTGTAGCTGGTTCTGAAGAACACAAATTATTATCTTGCTTTGCTGAAAAAGTAATTTCATCACAAGCAGACGATAGCGTTTTAAATCCGTTCTTTGGAAAAAATCAAAAATATTTAAACGGATTATTTTCTGCGAAAATTTATTTCCTACAACATGGTGTAACAAAAGATGATGTTTCTTCATGGTTACATAAATATGATAAATATTTATATTTAATCGTCACCACAGCTAAAGCGGAATATGATTCCTTCTTTAATGAAAATGCCTATTATAATTATGAAAAGTCCATTATCCAACTATTAGGTTTTCCAAGACATGACAACCTAAAAAAATTAGAAGATAAAAAAGAAATTGTTATTATGCCATCTTGGAGAAGGTCACTTCATAATATTAATGATTTAACTTTTAAGAAATCCGAATATTTTAAAGTTTATAATAAACTATTAAATGATGCACAATTAAATGATTTCCTTAAAAATAAAGGATATAAATTAGTATTCAAACCACACCCTAATATTATGAAATATTTACATCTATTCGATAAGGAAGAATCAGTAATATTTGCAGAAAGTAAAGTAGAAGATGAGGATTTATTCACTTATAATAAAATATTTAATCATTCTTCCATGCTTATTACAGATTTCTCATCTGTATCATTCGATTTCGCACTTTTGAAAAAACCTATTATCTACTATCAATATGACAATGATTATCATTTTGATATTGAAGAAGGCTACTTTGATTATGAAACAATGGGATTCGGTGAGGTAGTAAAGAATCACCAAGATTTAGTTGATTTAATAATTGACTATGTAAATAAAAATTGTGATATGAAAGAAGAATTTAAGGAAAGAGTTGACTCATTTTTTGAATTTAATGATAAAAATAATTGTAAGAGAGTATATGACTTTATTTTAAATAATTAA
- a CDS encoding nucleotide sugar dehydrogenase yields MDICVVGQGYIGIPTATLFANNNCNVIGVDINEEIVTKLNQGIVPIEEPKINEILINCLNNGTYCAKNKPEKADVFIITVPTPFNKNDFSCDLSYVVSACSSILPFVKKENIIIVESTMAPLSTENIIKPIFEREGFTIGEDLYLAHCPERVLPGNMVFELIYNNRIVGGVTEKCAKKAAEVYGIFVKGNIIETESKIAEMSKCMENTFRDVNIALANELVKICFELGINALDVIKIANQHPRVNIHCPGPGVGGHCLAIDPYFIYSQAPSTAKIIKLARDTNRNMPDFVVDKTKKILSSSFLNEDEKPIISIFGISYKGNSDDDRESPSYEIINKLKNCSKIKIYDPHIPKKSINFEDAIEDSSLILILTDHNEFKDLDYNLILKKMKIPQIFDTKNIVSENNVPKEIKFLNFGNIHLSNQK; encoded by the coding sequence ATGGATATATGTGTAGTAGGTCAGGGGTATATTGGTATTCCAACAGCCACTTTATTTGCTAACAATAATTGTAATGTAATTGGTGTAGATATTAATGAGGAAATAGTTACTAAACTTAATCAAGGTATAGTTCCTATCGAAGAACCAAAAATAAATGAAATTTTAATTAATTGTTTAAATAATGGAACATATTGTGCTAAAAATAAACCTGAAAAAGCGGATGTTTTTATTATCACTGTTCCAACTCCATTTAATAAAAATGATTTTTCTTGTGATTTAAGTTATGTAGTTTCTGCTTGTAGTTCCATTCTTCCATTTGTTAAAAAAGAAAATATTATTATTGTTGAATCTACTATGGCTCCATTATCTACTGAAAATATTATTAAACCTATTTTTGAAAGAGAAGGTTTTACTATTGGTGAGGATTTATATCTTGCTCATTGTCCAGAGAGGGTTTTACCGGGTAATATGGTTTTCGAGTTAATATATAATAATCGTATTGTTGGTGGGGTAACTGAAAAATGTGCAAAAAAAGCTGCGGAAGTCTATGGAATTTTTGTTAAGGGGAATATTATAGAAACAGAATCTAAAATTGCTGAAATGTCAAAATGTATGGAAAATACTTTTAGAGATGTTAATATTGCTTTAGCTAATGAATTAGTTAAGATTTGTTTTGAATTAGGAATAAATGCTTTAGATGTCATTAAAATAGCTAATCAACATCCTAGAGTTAATATACATTGTCCAGGTCCAGGAGTTGGAGGGCATTGTCTTGCAATAGACCCTTATTTTATATATTCTCAAGCTCCAAGTACTGCTAAAATTATTAAATTAGCTAGAGATACTAATAGGAACATGCCTGATTTTGTTGTAGATAAAACTAAAAAAATTTTAAGTAGTTCATTTCTTAATGAAGATGAAAAACCTATAATCTCTATTTTTGGCATATCCTATAAAGGAAATTCTGATGATGATAGAGAGAGTCCTTCTTATGAAATAATTAATAAATTAAAAAATTGTTCAAAAATAAAAATTTATGACCCTCATATTCCTAAAAAAAGTATTAATTTTGAAGATGCAATTGAAGATTCTTCACTGATTTTAATTTTAACTGATCATAATGAGTTTAAAGATTTGGATTATAATCTTATTTTGAAAAAAATGAAAATCCCACAAATATTTGATACAAAAAATATTGTCTCAGAGAATAATGTTCCAAAGGAAATTAAATTCTTAAATTTTGGGAATATACATTTATCAAATCAAAAGTAA
- a CDS encoding ATP-binding cassette domain-containing protein: MSQKRKNPKFRKTVDWDSVNNPKTSNRALNSPNVNADKILERRINAKLELMNRYNMTEEEAEITLKRLERKAREERRKENNARNVKRFIEEDNDDVIVPIHVQNRESETLEKPLAKPTFKNKEVVKKEVPIYQNQNQNQNNESSKIEENGNNVKKPKQNVDSLIADLIPENNKDLSIEVKNISLSFEVGNDKIDNLKEYVIRTIKRNKEKRTHFQALKDISFKIYKGEKVGIIGYNGAGKSTLLNVITGIYPPETGEVKTYGRISPLLALGAGFDHNYSGRENIYLNGAILGYDKQFLESKYDEIVEFSELGEFIDFPVKNYSSGMLAKLGFSIATIVEPDILIIDEVLGVGDVNFQKKSSDKIRSLMDKGTTVLLVSHSIPQIRQLCDKAIWIDQGRIVEIGEVNEVCNHYLKDAEKATKDQLKDIRFR, encoded by the coding sequence ATGAGTCAAAAAAGGAAAAATCCTAAATTTAGAAAAACTGTAGACTGGGATTCCGTCAATAATCCGAAAACCTCTAATAGAGCTTTAAATAGTCCAAATGTTAATGCAGATAAGATTTTGGAGAGAAGAATTAACGCTAAGCTTGAGTTGATGAACAGGTACAATATGACTGAAGAGGAAGCGGAAATAACCTTAAAAAGACTGGAGAGAAAAGCAAGAGAAGAAAGAAGAAAAGAAAATAATGCTCGAAATGTTAAAAGATTCATTGAAGAGGATAATGATGATGTAATTGTCCCTATTCATGTTCAAAATAGGGAAAGTGAGACTTTGGAAAAACCTCTTGCCAAACCAACATTTAAAAATAAGGAAGTAGTTAAAAAGGAAGTTCCAATTTATCAGAATCAAAATCAGAATCAAAATAATGAAAGTTCTAAGATTGAAGAGAATGGGAATAATGTTAAAAAGCCTAAGCAAAATGTTGATTCGCTTATAGCGGATCTAATTCCTGAGAATAATAAGGATTTGTCCATAGAAGTAAAAAACATTTCCTTAAGCTTTGAAGTTGGAAATGATAAGATTGACAATCTTAAGGAGTATGTCATTCGTACAATAAAACGGAATAAGGAGAAAAGGACTCATTTTCAAGCTTTAAAAGATATTAGCTTTAAAATTTATAAAGGAGAGAAGGTAGGCATCATCGGTTATAATGGTGCTGGAAAAAGTACTCTTTTAAATGTTATTACAGGTATTTATCCACCAGAAACTGGTGAGGTTAAGACTTATGGTAGGATTTCACCTTTGCTTGCTTTAGGAGCAGGTTTTGACCACAATTATTCCGGTCGTGAAAACATCTACTTGAATGGAGCTATTTTAGGATATGACAAACAGTTCCTTGAGTCAAAATATGATGAAATTGTTGAATTTTCTGAACTCGGAGAGTTCATTGATTTTCCAGTGAAGAACTATTCTTCAGGTATGCTTGCAAAATTAGGATTCTCAATAGCCACCATTGTAGAACCTGATATATTAATTATTGATGAAGTTCTTGGTGTTGGAGATGTAAATTTCCAAAAAAAGAGTAGTGATAAAATCAGATCTTTAATGGATAAAGGTACTACAGTTCTACTTGTTTCTCATTCAATTCCGCAGATAAGACAATTATGTGACAAAGCTATTTGGATTGATCAGGGAAGGATAGTAGAAATTGGAGAAGTTAATGAAGTATGTAATCATTACCTTAAAGATGCTGAAAAGGCAACTAAAGACCAATTAAAGGATATTAGATTTAGGTAA
- a CDS encoding acetyltransferase, giving the protein METVKNPEDIKNLKENKVIGEITLEKSEIKFYGVNNIFYCDSGIKLKNSNINFVGNNSIVYLSFTDNDYVLEVYVRHDSTIFIGKNNELGAPFKINVQESQNLIIGEDNVIGNDVFVRTIDTYPIYDMNTKERINYSESVFIGDHVWIDHFTYISRGVKIGSGAIVGVRSFIHPYATVYSNTYVMGNPVVTVEKDVFFTKNFVGVFTTEDTEINSIYDTDLFIYDFVRNETLAMENIDSILKSLPVEDRLEFIQKLFVRNKRKNRFSIKKF; this is encoded by the coding sequence ATGGAGACAGTAAAAAATCCTGAAGATATAAAAAATTTAAAGGAAAATAAAGTAATTGGGGAAATTACATTAGAAAAGTCTGAAATAAAATTCTATGGTGTAAATAACATATTCTATTGTGATTCTGGCATTAAATTGAAGAATTCCAATATAAATTTTGTTGGAAACAATTCTATAGTTTATTTGTCTTTCACTGATAATGATTATGTTTTAGAGGTCTATGTGCGTCATGATTCAACTATTTTCATTGGAAAAAACAATGAATTAGGAGCTCCTTTTAAGATTAATGTTCAAGAATCCCAAAATCTAATTATTGGAGAGGATAATGTAATTGGAAATGATGTCTTTGTAAGAACAATAGACACTTATCCGATTTATGATATGAATACTAAAGAAAGAATTAATTACTCAGAAAGCGTCTTTATTGGAGATCATGTATGGATTGATCATTTCACTTATATTTCAAGAGGAGTTAAGATAGGTTCTGGAGCTATTGTAGGGGTTCGTAGTTTCATTCATCCATATGCTACTGTTTATTCAAACACTTATGTGATGGGAAACCCAGTTGTAACCGTTGAGAAAGACGTATTTTTCACAAAAAACTTTGTGGGGGTATTTACAACCGAAGATACTGAAATCAATTCAATCTATGATACAGATTTATTTATCTATGATTTTGTAAGAAATGAAACTTTAGCAATGGAAAATATTGACAGTATACTTAAAAGTTTGCCTGTAGAGGATAGGTTAGAGTTTATTCAAAAGCTCTTTGTAAGAAACAAGCGTAAAAACAGGTTTTCCATTAAGAAGTTTTAG